AGGAGGAGCAAAAGATAAAGCATCTACGAAAGTAGGTGCTTTTTTTGCTTTTAGCCATATCTCTTCAAAACCAAGCTCATTAATAAAGCTCATTTATCTTGTTACTAAAAGTATGAGCCAAATCATTTTTTATCCATCAAACTGTCACGATACTTGTAACGAGAAAAATGTATAGTAATAAAACGGTTGTTCATGAAAAAATTTGGTTCACCTTGGTTTACGGTAGTTTTTATGTTCTCTTCCCTGCTTTTTGTAAAAGGTCAAGATGGAGAGGTTATTTACAAACAAAACTGTACTGCATGTCACAAATTCGGACAAAAGCTAATTGGTCCTGATTTAACTGGGGTCAATGAAAAAAGAAGTGAGGGTTTTACAAGTTCATTGCCTGTTACTACTATTGAAA
The sequence above is drawn from the Flavobacteriales bacterium genome and encodes:
- a CDS encoding c-type cytochrome — encoded protein: MKKFGSPWFTVVFMFSSLLFVKGQDGEVIYKQNCTACHKFGQKLIGPDLTGVNEKRSEGFTSSLPVTTIEIIGFL